A stretch of the Porifericola rhodea genome encodes the following:
- a CDS encoding acyl-CoA carboxylase subunit beta has translation MKDSQKGTTTKLATKAEKFKTLEEKNLKALEGGGETRIKAQHDKGKLTARERIALLLDEGSFEETGKFVEHRSTSFGLEKQKYLGDGVITGYGTVDGRLVYVYSQDFTVFGGSLSEAHAEKIVKIMDLAMKNGAPIIGLNDSGGARIQEGVVSLGGYADIFYRNTLASGLIPQISAVMGPCAGGAVYSPAITDFIFMVEKTSYMFVTGPNVVKTVTHEDVTAEELGGALTHSTKSGVTHFACKNELQCIKDIRRLFSYMPQNCEEDAPHLPYQLQEDESRPTLDDIVPENPNQPYDMRDVVNGIVDENSFMEVHQNYAENIVIGFARLGGRSIGIVGNQPATLAGVLDISASVKGARFVRFCDSFNIPLLVLEDVPGFLPGTDQEWNAIITNGAKLLYAFSEATVPRVTVITRKAYGGAYDVMNSKHIGADMNYAWPSAEIAVMGAKGASEIIFKKEISSAEDPEAKLQEKIDEYTQTFANPYMAAQRGYIDEVIYPRETRHKLMRAFKMLENKVDQLPKKKHGNIPL, from the coding sequence ATGAAAGACAGCCAAAAAGGGACTACCACAAAGCTAGCCACGAAAGCGGAGAAGTTTAAGACTTTGGAAGAAAAGAACCTGAAAGCACTGGAAGGTGGTGGGGAAACACGAATTAAGGCACAACACGATAAAGGTAAACTTACAGCCAGAGAGAGAATTGCGTTGCTCTTGGATGAAGGTTCTTTTGAAGAAACTGGCAAATTTGTTGAACATCGTAGTACCTCTTTTGGTCTGGAAAAGCAAAAATATCTGGGTGATGGAGTAATCACCGGTTACGGTACTGTAGATGGACGTCTGGTCTATGTATACTCTCAGGACTTTACTGTTTTTGGAGGCTCACTATCAGAAGCGCATGCGGAAAAGATTGTCAAGATTATGGATTTGGCCATGAAGAATGGCGCTCCTATCATCGGGCTAAACGATTCTGGTGGTGCTCGTATACAGGAAGGTGTAGTCTCTTTAGGTGGATATGCTGATATTTTCTACCGCAATACGTTAGCTTCGGGGCTAATTCCTCAAATATCAGCGGTAATGGGGCCTTGTGCAGGCGGGGCTGTGTATTCGCCGGCCATTACGGATTTTATCTTTATGGTAGAAAAAACCTCTTATATGTTTGTAACCGGCCCCAATGTTGTAAAAACAGTGACCCACGAAGATGTAACCGCCGAAGAACTTGGGGGAGCCCTCACCCATAGCACTAAAAGTGGTGTAACACATTTTGCCTGCAAAAATGAATTGCAGTGTATTAAAGATATTCGGCGTCTGTTTAGCTATATGCCTCAAAATTGTGAAGAAGATGCTCCTCATTTACCTTATCAGTTACAGGAGGATGAAAGTCGCCCCACACTGGATGACATAGTACCAGAAAACCCTAACCAACCCTACGATATGCGGGATGTAGTGAATGGAATAGTAGATGAGAATAGTTTTATGGAGGTGCATCAGAATTATGCTGAAAACATAGTGATAGGTTTTGCCAGGCTGGGTGGCAGAAGCATTGGAATTGTTGGTAATCAGCCGGCTACTCTTGCCGGAGTTCTGGATATCAGTGCCAGCGTCAAAGGAGCCCGTTTTGTGCGCTTTTGCGATAGCTTCAACATTCCTCTTTTAGTGTTGGAAGACGTACCCGGGTTTTTGCCTGGCACAGATCAGGAGTGGAATGCAATTATTACTAATGGAGCCAAATTACTCTATGCCTTTAGTGAGGCTACCGTCCCGCGAGTGACAGTAATTACTCGCAAAGCTTATGGGGGAGCATATGATGTAATGAACTCCAAACACATTGGTGCAGATATGAATTATGCCTGGCCTAGTGCCGAGATTGCGGTTATGGGTGCTAAAGGGGCTTCAGAAATAATCTTTAAAAAGGAAATCTCCAGCGCTGAAGATCCGGAGGCTAAACTTCAGGAGAAAATTGATGAATACACTCAAACATTTGCTAATCCTTATATGGCTGCTCAAAGAGGTTATATAGATGAAGTAATATACCCGAGAGAAACGCGTCATAAGCTAATGCGGGCTTTCAAGATGTTAGAGAACAAGGTAGATCAACTACCAAAGAAGAAACATGGAAATATTCCACTTTAA
- a CDS encoding Ldh family oxidoreductase — translation MQHFTYSDLHQFTYNIFKKLGCPEHDAQLAADVLLKADLRGVDSHGVARLIGYVRLWEKKRINVKPKITIVHETPSTAVIDGDEGLGLVVAPFAMQVAMEKANTAGTGWVSVRNSNHFGIAGYHAMMGLEKEMIGLAMTNASPLVAPTFANERLLGTNPIAVSIPASQQPPFVADFATTTAANGKLEILQRKKAKAPLGWVQDAQGKPSEDPHELADGGALLPLGSDRERGSHKGYCLGSIVDIFSAVFSGANYGPWVPPFVSFLPLAKDPVGKGIGHFLGAMRIDAFQPADDFKQHMDQWIGRFRSAKPIEGEEKVLIPGDPEREMEAERMELGIPLLEPVVKDLQELAQRFKVDFIK, via the coding sequence ATGCAGCATTTTACTTATTCTGACCTACATCAATTTACTTATAATATTTTCAAAAAATTAGGCTGCCCTGAGCATGATGCACAGCTTGCTGCCGATGTACTACTGAAAGCTGACCTTAGGGGAGTAGACTCGCATGGTGTAGCACGCCTTATTGGTTATGTTCGGCTATGGGAAAAGAAAAGAATTAATGTAAAACCTAAAATTACTATAGTGCATGAAACACCCAGTACTGCGGTAATTGATGGTGATGAGGGTTTAGGCCTAGTAGTAGCTCCTTTTGCTATGCAAGTAGCTATGGAAAAAGCGAATACCGCTGGTACCGGCTGGGTTAGTGTCCGAAACTCTAACCATTTTGGTATAGCTGGCTATCACGCAATGATGGGACTGGAAAAAGAGATGATTGGTTTAGCTATGACTAATGCCAGCCCATTAGTAGCTCCTACCTTTGCTAATGAGAGATTGCTTGGTACTAATCCTATAGCAGTTTCCATACCAGCGAGCCAGCAACCTCCCTTTGTGGCTGATTTTGCCACAACTACTGCTGCCAATGGTAAATTAGAAATATTGCAACGAAAAAAAGCTAAAGCACCCTTAGGCTGGGTACAGGATGCACAGGGAAAACCCTCTGAAGATCCTCATGAGCTGGCAGATGGTGGAGCCTTACTTCCTTTAGGCAGTGATAGAGAGCGTGGAAGCCACAAAGGCTACTGTCTGGGTTCTATTGTAGATATTTTCTCCGCTGTTTTTTCTGGAGCTAACTATGGCCCATGGGTTCCTCCCTTCGTTAGCTTTTTGCCTCTAGCTAAAGATCCTGTAGGTAAAGGAATAGGACATTTTCTTGGTGCTATGCGCATAGATGCTTTTCAGCCGGCTGATGACTTTAAGCAACATATGGATCAGTGGATTGGAAGGTTTAGAAGTGCCAAGCCTATTGAAGGAGAAGAAAAAGTATTGATTCCAGGAGACCCTGAGCGGGAGATGGAAGCAGAAAGAATGGAGCTGGGCATACCTCTGCTAGAGCCAGTAGTAAAAGATCTGCAGGAGCTTGCCCAGAGATTTAAAGTAGATTTTATAAAGTAA
- a CDS encoding rhomboid family intramembrane serine protease, with amino-acid sequence MQSISKSIIVPARLVMFMWAILLFEYSYQVDFALFGIWPRTIRGLVGIVTAPLLHGGLKHLASNTFPLLFLGTMLYMFYSKIANRVFLQCYFLTGVLVWLFARPAFHIGASGLIYGLASFLIFFGIFRQDFKSLLISLVIMFIYGGLFYGILPTQNGMSWESHLLGGVVGFYNAVTISKSRKVSY; translated from the coding sequence ATGCAGAGTATTAGTAAAAGTATTATTGTTCCGGCACGGCTGGTGATGTTTATGTGGGCAATTCTCTTATTTGAGTATTCTTATCAGGTAGACTTTGCCCTCTTTGGCATATGGCCACGAACTATCAGGGGGCTGGTAGGTATCGTTACAGCGCCACTCTTGCACGGAGGGCTCAAACATTTGGCTTCAAACACTTTTCCTCTCTTGTTTTTGGGTACTATGCTGTACATGTTTTATAGTAAAATAGCCAATCGCGTATTTCTGCAGTGCTACTTTCTTACCGGAGTACTGGTATGGCTGTTTGCCCGACCGGCTTTTCATATAGGGGCTAGTGGGTTAATTTATGGCCTAGCTTCATTCCTGATTTTCTTCGGTATCTTTCGTCAAGACTTTAAGTCTCTCCTTATTTCCTTGGTAATTATGTTCATTTATGGAGGACTATTTTATGGTATTCTGCCTACGCAAAATGGTATGTCCTGGGAGTCTCATTTATTAGGAGGGGTGGTTGGCTTCTATAATGCTGTAACTATTAGCAAAAGCCGTAAAGTAAGCTACTAG
- the recN gene encoding DNA repair protein RecN: MLKNLVIKNYALLESLEMEPSSALNIITGETGAGKSIMLGAIGLLLGNRADKKSLYNEESKCVIEGTFTVNKYQLESIFDREELDYDPVCILRREITPSGKSRAFINDTPVRLETMKGVGRFMVDIHSQHDSLLLANHEYQLEIIDAYADNENRLKIYQQSYYKHRRAQGEYDQLRKQAADMKREADYHNFLLDELHKAKLQEGEQDRLEEELQMMENAGNIREQLNLLNTLLANDTHSIDDMMVQAKQAISKISGYSQKYESLYQRLESCLIELRDINNEAESAALEVDFDMEKVKTVRERVNLIYQLQQKHQVDSVGALLEIQADLERKLERVMNLDHDIEHLKSVKDAAYHEMMVHAQSLSVSRQKVFQSFSETISKLLKNLGIPDASIKIERKNIEPYSNGIDEVNVLFSANKGIAPQDIKAVASGGEFSRLMFCIKYVLADKISLPTIIFDEIDTGVSGEIAIKMVNMMKEMAQNHQVIVISHLPQVAAKGDAHYFVYKDNSSNKAVSKIKRLTSDERIEEIAKMIGGSNPSSIAFENAKELLA, translated from the coding sequence ATGCTCAAAAACTTAGTAATAAAAAATTATGCCTTGTTAGAGTCGCTGGAGATGGAACCCTCTTCTGCACTCAACATCATTACCGGTGAAACTGGCGCTGGTAAATCTATTATGCTTGGTGCCATCGGCCTCCTGCTAGGCAATCGTGCTGATAAAAAGAGCCTTTACAATGAAGAAAGCAAATGTGTGATAGAAGGCACCTTTACGGTCAATAAGTATCAGTTAGAATCTATATTTGATCGCGAAGAACTGGATTATGATCCTGTCTGTATCCTTCGTAGAGAAATTACACCCAGTGGTAAGTCTCGTGCCTTTATTAACGATACTCCGGTAAGGCTGGAAACGATGAAGGGCGTAGGCAGGTTTATGGTTGATATCCACAGCCAACACGATAGCTTACTTTTAGCCAACCATGAGTACCAGCTTGAAATTATTGACGCGTATGCTGATAATGAAAACCGTCTAAAAATCTATCAACAGAGCTACTACAAACACCGTAGAGCACAGGGCGAGTATGATCAGCTTCGTAAGCAGGCAGCTGATATGAAACGTGAGGCGGACTATCATAACTTCCTGCTAGACGAGCTTCACAAAGCCAAACTACAAGAGGGAGAGCAGGACAGGCTGGAAGAGGAGCTTCAGATGATGGAAAATGCAGGTAACATTAGAGAACAGCTTAACCTCTTAAATACCCTACTGGCCAATGATACGCATAGCATTGACGATATGATGGTACAGGCCAAACAGGCAATCTCTAAAATATCAGGCTATTCGCAAAAGTATGAATCGCTTTATCAGCGATTGGAAAGTTGCCTGATTGAACTCCGAGATATTAATAATGAAGCAGAAAGTGCCGCGCTGGAAGTTGACTTTGACATGGAGAAAGTAAAGACTGTACGTGAGCGTGTAAACCTGATTTATCAACTTCAGCAGAAACATCAGGTAGACTCTGTAGGTGCTCTGCTGGAAATACAGGCTGATCTGGAAAGAAAACTGGAAAGGGTAATGAATCTGGATCATGATATTGAGCACCTAAAATCAGTAAAAGATGCGGCTTACCATGAGATGATGGTGCATGCCCAAAGCCTTAGCGTATCCCGACAAAAAGTATTTCAGAGTTTTTCTGAAACCATATCTAAGCTGCTTAAAAATTTAGGTATTCCGGATGCCTCTATAAAAATTGAACGCAAAAATATTGAGCCTTATAGTAATGGAATAGATGAAGTTAATGTCCTTTTTAGTGCTAACAAAGGTATAGCTCCTCAGGATATTAAAGCAGTAGCCTCTGGTGGAGAATTCTCTCGTTTGATGTTTTGTATCAAATATGTACTCGCCGATAAAATTTCTTTACCGACTATTATTTTTGATGAGATTGATACCGGAGTTTCAGGAGAAATTGCCATCAAGATGGTAAATATGATGAAAGAAATGGCTCAAAACCATCAGGTGATTGTAATTAGCCATTTGCCACAGGTAGCTGCTAAAGGTGATGCTCACTATTTTGTCTACAAAGACAATAGCTCTAACAAAGCTGTCAGTAAAATTAAGAGACTAACTTCTGACGAAAGGATAGAGGAAATTGCTAAAATGATTGGAGGTAGTAACCCTTCCAGCATTGCCTTTGAAAATGCTAAAGAACTACTGGCCTGA
- a CDS encoding FtsB family cell division protein yields MNPLHKLPNFVKSFYFLFSIGFVVWMLFLDTNDIGSQITLTRKLNTLEKEKEFYQEKIKEVESEREELLSNDELLEKFAREKYLMKKPDEDVYVIVKQ; encoded by the coding sequence ATGAATCCTTTACACAAATTGCCAAATTTCGTTAAAAGCTTTTACTTCCTTTTCTCCATAGGTTTTGTGGTTTGGATGTTATTTCTGGATACAAACGATATAGGATCACAGATTACACTAACTCGAAAACTCAATACTTTAGAAAAAGAAAAGGAATTTTATCAGGAAAAAATTAAAGAAGTTGAATCTGAGAGAGAGGAGCTTTTAAGTAATGATGAATTACTAGAAAAGTTTGCGCGTGAAAAATACCTGATGAAGAAGCCAGATGAAGATGTATATGTCATCGTTAAGCAATAA
- a CDS encoding endonuclease/exonuclease/phosphatase family protein, translating to MKILGLLLLCLFASLTGWSQQEGRGEEETKIVFWNVENLFDTKDDTLTRDEEFLPYGIRGWSNERYQQKLFAIYKTLVATGGWELPDLIALAEVENNEVLKDLIERTPLLRGGYQIIHQESEDRRGIDLAILYRASQIEVSDTSFIRLSFPQDPNRKSRDIIHIKANANHSQNFHLFTNHWPSRYGGGKASEGRRIHAAKVLRMYADSILVAEPEAAIIFTGDFNDTPADPSLQHLTNGPNGFEVISLKSFEGTHKHQGLWSHFDHVWVNKNLRPVNGPNMLYAEADIFHPDWLLEEDRTYGGYKPKRTYVGYRYHGGFSDHLPLIIKLKTTASVLAGKEN from the coding sequence ATGAAAATACTTGGACTGCTACTATTGTGTTTATTCGCTTCATTAACCGGCTGGTCTCAGCAAGAGGGGAGAGGTGAAGAAGAAACAAAGATTGTATTCTGGAACGTAGAAAACCTTTTTGATACAAAAGATGATACCCTTACGAGGGATGAAGAATTTTTACCCTATGGTATCAGAGGTTGGAGCAATGAGCGCTATCAGCAAAAGCTTTTTGCGATTTACAAAACATTAGTTGCCACAGGCGGATGGGAACTACCAGACCTGATTGCTTTAGCAGAAGTAGAAAACAATGAAGTTTTAAAGGACTTAATTGAGCGTACTCCACTCTTGAGAGGTGGCTACCAGATTATTCATCAGGAGTCTGAAGATCGTAGAGGAATAGATTTAGCCATTTTATACCGGGCATCTCAAATAGAGGTGTCCGATACCAGTTTTATTCGCTTATCTTTTCCGCAGGACCCAAACCGAAAAAGCAGAGATATTATTCATATTAAAGCTAATGCTAATCATAGCCAGAATTTCCATTTATTCACAAACCATTGGCCGTCTCGTTATGGAGGGGGCAAAGCTTCAGAAGGTAGAAGGATACACGCTGCTAAGGTTCTACGAATGTATGCAGACTCAATTTTAGTGGCTGAACCTGAGGCTGCTATAATTTTTACCGGAGATTTTAATGATACGCCTGCTGACCCTAGCTTGCAACACTTAACCAATGGCCCCAACGGTTTTGAGGTCATTAGCTTAAAAAGCTTTGAAGGTACCCATAAACATCAGGGACTTTGGAGTCATTTTGATCATGTCTGGGTTAATAAGAACTTAAGGCCTGTTAATGGGCCTAATATGTTGTATGCGGAAGCTGATATCTTTCATCCAGACTGGTTGCTAGAAGAGGATAGAACTTATGGTGGCTATAAACCAAAACGAACCTATGTGGGATACCGTTATCATGGTGGGTTCAGTGATCACCTTCCACTTATTATAAAGCTTAAAACGACAGCCTCGGTGCTTGCCGGGAAAGAAAATTAA
- the carA gene encoding glutamine-hydrolyzing carbamoyl-phosphate synthase small subunit: MKLVKKAPAVLLLEDGTCFHGNAIGKVGTRGGEICFNTGMSGYQEIYTDPSYYGQIIVNTTSHIGNYGVLDAEQESDTPKISALVVNDFSDTYSREKADHDLQKYLEDSGIVGIANIDTRKLVRHIRSKGAMNAVVSSDITDLDELKKFLEQVPSMAGLELSSIVSTKEEYMVGTEEGAQKRVAVLDLGIKTSILKNLTERGCYCKVFPAKTTYEEMKAWKPDGYFVSNGPGDPEAMDYAVDTVKNIIGEDQPVFGICLGHQILARANNISTYKMHHGHRGLNHPVKNLESGKCEMTSQNHGFSVNLEEAENVSDLKVTHINLNDNTVAGIKMLNKRAFSVQYHPESSPGPHDSQYLFDQFIELMKA; this comes from the coding sequence ATGAAGCTTGTTAAAAAGGCACCAGCTGTATTGCTCTTAGAAGATGGAACCTGTTTTCATGGAAATGCTATCGGTAAAGTGGGAACCAGAGGCGGAGAAATCTGCTTCAATACTGGTATGTCTGGCTACCAGGAAATCTACACAGACCCCTCTTATTACGGTCAAATTATTGTAAATACTACTTCTCACATTGGAAATTATGGTGTTTTAGATGCTGAACAGGAATCAGATACACCTAAAATAAGTGCATTAGTCGTTAATGATTTCTCCGATACCTATAGCAGAGAAAAAGCGGATCATGATTTACAAAAGTATCTTGAAGATTCCGGTATTGTCGGAATCGCGAATATTGATACGCGAAAATTAGTAAGACATATTCGTTCTAAAGGAGCCATGAACGCTGTTGTTTCATCAGACATTACTGACCTTGACGAACTCAAGAAGTTTCTTGAGCAAGTACCTTCAATGGCTGGATTAGAGCTATCTTCTATTGTAAGTACTAAAGAAGAGTATATGGTAGGAACGGAAGAAGGTGCGCAAAAAAGAGTAGCTGTCTTAGACCTAGGTATTAAAACCAGTATTTTGAAGAACCTTACAGAAAGAGGTTGCTACTGTAAAGTCTTTCCTGCAAAAACCACATACGAAGAGATGAAAGCCTGGAAACCTGATGGTTACTTCGTATCTAACGGACCCGGTGATCCTGAGGCTATGGATTATGCGGTTGATACCGTGAAAAACATTATTGGAGAAGATCAGCCTGTATTTGGTATTTGTCTTGGACACCAGATTTTGGCTCGTGCTAATAATATATCTACTTACAAAATGCATCACGGTCATCGTGGATTGAACCATCCTGTTAAAAACCTTGAAAGCGGTAAATGTGAGATGACTTCTCAGAATCATGGTTTCTCAGTAAACCTTGAGGAAGCAGAGAATGTATCTGATCTAAAGGTGACTCATATTAACCTGAATGACAATACAGTAGCTGGAATCAAGATGCTTAATAAAAGAGCCTTTTCAGTTCAGTATCACCCGGAATCATCTCCCGGACCACACGATTCGCAGTATCTTTTTGATCAATTCATTGAGTTGATGAAGGCATAA
- the rplQ gene encoding 50S ribosomal protein L17, producing MRHAKKFNHLGRTAPHRKAMLANMATSLILHKRITTTVAKAKALKKYVEPLITKSKSDTTHSRRVVFSYLQDKNSARVLFNEVAEKVADRPGGYTRIIKLGNRLGDNAEMCMIELVDFNETYLQEDTTKKSRTRRSRRSGSGSKKSAPKQEAASNEATTEETDNKNEAKATANEAAADASAEEAQDTTDNQANESNDSSDSEDKENK from the coding sequence ATGAGACACGCAAAAAAATTCAATCATTTAGGGCGTACCGCTCCACATCGTAAAGCGATGCTGGCAAATATGGCTACGTCTTTGATTCTACATAAACGAATCACTACTACGGTAGCCAAAGCAAAAGCATTGAAAAAATATGTTGAGCCTTTGATTACCAAATCTAAATCAGACACAACTCACTCTAGAAGGGTGGTTTTCTCTTACCTTCAGGATAAAAACTCAGCCAGAGTTCTTTTTAATGAAGTGGCAGAGAAAGTAGCAGACAGACCAGGCGGATATACCAGAATTATTAAATTGGGAAATCGTCTAGGAGACAACGCAGAGATGTGTATGATTGAACTTGTTGACTTTAACGAGACTTATCTTCAGGAAGATACTACTAAGAAATCTCGTACTAGAAGAAGCCGTAGGAGTGGTAGTGGATCAAAAAAATCAGCTCCTAAGCAGGAAGCCGCATCTAATGAGGCTACTACAGAAGAAACTGATAATAAAAATGAGGCTAAAGCTACTGCTAATGAAGCGGCAGCTGATGCTAGTGCTGAAGAAGCACAAGATACTACTGACAATCAAGCAAACGAATCTAATGATTCAAGTGACTCAGAAGACAAAGAAAACAAATAA
- the eno gene encoding phosphopyruvate hydratase, with protein MSIIKKVHARQILDSRGNPTVEVDVLTENNVLGRAAVPSGASTGQHEAVELRDNDKGKFVGKGVTKAVDNVNNAIAQKLLGVSIYEQNLIDQTMLDLDGTPNKSQLGANAILGVSLAVAKAAAQELAQPLYRYIGGVNANTLPVPMMNILNGGSHADNAIDFQEFMIMPVKAESFSEALRMGTEVFHNLKSVLKSKNLSTNVGDEGGFAPNIASNKEAIEVVLQAIEKAGYKPGEEMFIALDAASTEFYDSEKGVYKFASSGEELSSTDMANYWKEWVDQYPIISIEDGMSEDDWAGWKTHTDLIKDKCQLVGDDLFVTNVERLQDGINQGVGNAILIKVNQIGTLTETINAVNLAKRNGYKSVISHRSGETEDNFIADLAVALNAGQIKTGSASRSDRMAKYNQLLRIQEELGQMAYYPAKLL; from the coding sequence ATGAGTATTATCAAGAAAGTTCACGCCCGTCAAATATTAGACTCCAGAGGAAATCCTACTGTAGAAGTAGATGTTCTGACCGAAAATAATGTATTAGGTCGTGCTGCTGTTCCCTCAGGAGCTTCTACCGGACAGCATGAAGCCGTTGAGCTTAGAGACAACGACAAAGGTAAATTTGTCGGTAAAGGTGTGACTAAAGCTGTAGACAATGTTAACAATGCTATTGCTCAGAAATTATTAGGAGTATCTATTTACGAGCAAAACCTGATAGATCAAACCATGCTTGATCTGGATGGTACGCCTAACAAGTCACAATTAGGAGCGAACGCAATATTAGGTGTTTCTTTAGCAGTTGCTAAAGCTGCTGCACAAGAACTTGCTCAGCCTTTGTATAGATATATTGGAGGGGTAAATGCCAATACTTTGCCTGTTCCTATGATGAATATCCTAAACGGAGGTAGCCATGCGGATAATGCTATTGACTTTCAGGAATTCATGATTATGCCGGTAAAAGCAGAGAGCTTTTCTGAGGCTTTAAGAATGGGTACTGAAGTATTCCATAACTTAAAAAGTGTACTAAAAAGCAAAAACCTTTCTACCAATGTAGGAGATGAAGGTGGGTTTGCTCCTAATATTGCTTCTAATAAAGAGGCGATTGAAGTTGTACTACAGGCCATAGAAAAAGCAGGGTATAAGCCTGGCGAGGAAATGTTTATTGCACTTGATGCTGCTTCTACTGAGTTCTACGATAGCGAAAAAGGTGTATACAAATTTGCTTCTTCAGGAGAAGAGCTTTCTTCTACTGATATGGCTAACTACTGGAAAGAGTGGGTAGATCAGTATCCTATTATTTCTATTGAAGATGGTATGAGCGAAGATGACTGGGCAGGTTGGAAAACTCACACTGACCTGATCAAAGATAAGTGTCAGCTAGTAGGAGACGACCTTTTTGTTACCAATGTAGAGCGTCTTCAGGATGGAATTAATCAAGGGGTAGGAAATGCGATTCTGATCAAAGTAAATCAGATTGGTACACTAACTGAAACCATTAATGCAGTTAACCTTGCAAAAAGAAATGGATACAAGAGTGTAATCTCTCACCGTTCTGGAGAAACTGAGGATAACTTTATCGCTGACCTTGCTGTAGCACTTAATGCAGGCCAGATTAAAACTGGTTCAGCGTCTCGTTCTGATAGAATGGCAAAATATAATCAGTTGTTAAGAATTCAGGAAGAATTAGGCCAGATGGCATACTATCCGGCAAAATTATTGTAA
- a CDS encoding Ppx/GppA phosphatase family protein, with the protein MEKQRIAVIDLGTNTFHLLIVSVDTRQRFHMLHRERKAVMIGRGGITKGVISEEAQLRALSTITHFKEVIDQYEVDHVVATATSAFRNAKNGQAITEKVLEHTGISIDIISGDTEAEYIFYGVKEAMPLSEENALIMDIGGGSVEFIICNAEEVLWKQSFEIGAQRLLDLFDIKDSVSKENVHDLLQYFNEQLQDLTDAIKKYKPESLIGASGTFDTLSDIYVIDQNIAVAPDASELPLSYDFYLKTHQELCEKNHNERMKIPGMIALRADMIVVASWLIYFVLDKYYIRQIRVSAYALKEGLLRCVTNQLIANQ; encoded by the coding sequence ATGGAGAAGCAAAGAATAGCCGTTATTGATCTAGGCACCAATACATTTCATCTGCTGATTGTTAGTGTTGATACCCGTCAGCGCTTTCATATGCTTCATCGTGAGCGTAAGGCTGTGATGATTGGTCGTGGAGGAATTACTAAAGGGGTGATTAGTGAAGAAGCGCAGTTACGTGCATTGTCGACCATTACGCATTTTAAAGAGGTTATTGATCAGTATGAGGTAGACCATGTAGTGGCTACTGCAACCAGTGCATTTCGCAATGCTAAAAACGGACAAGCTATTACCGAAAAAGTATTGGAACATACTGGAATCAGCATAGATATTATCTCTGGAGATACAGAGGCGGAGTATATCTTTTATGGAGTAAAAGAAGCTATGCCACTGAGTGAGGAAAACGCGCTTATTATGGATATAGGTGGTGGAAGTGTGGAGTTTATTATTTGTAATGCTGAGGAAGTACTTTGGAAACAAAGTTTTGAAATTGGAGCTCAGCGCCTACTTGACCTTTTTGATATAAAAGATTCTGTCTCCAAAGAAAACGTCCATGATTTGTTACAGTACTTTAATGAGCAGCTTCAGGATTTAACAGACGCAATAAAAAAATATAAACCAGAAAGCCTGATAGGTGCCTCAGGTACTTTTGATACCCTAAGCGATATTTATGTTATAGACCAGAATATTGCAGTGGCTCCAGATGCTTCTGAACTCCCTCTCTCTTATGACTTTTATTTAAAAACACATCAGGAACTGTGCGAAAAGAACCATAATGAACGCATGAAAATACCCGGCATGATAGCTCTTAGAGCAGATATGATAGTGGTAGCTTCATGGCTTATCTATTTCGTACTGGATAAATATTATATCAGACAGATCAGGGTGTCTGCCTACGCACTCAAAGAAGGACTACTCCGATGTGTAACAAATCAACTTATAGCAAACCAGTAA